The following are from one region of the Stanieria cyanosphaera PCC 7437 genome:
- a CDS encoding DEP domain-containing protein: MLILDADQVQYYQVSAEIAGQSKQASGLTYQGNVFIKVKSYTEEELDLAIKECREQYLDNQNIEIPTLIVKEKNAITLWIEDNRFKPLKPAESVNDTPSKIEEKSQVNPHNFNLIKVADQMRGEQGVKIKTRRDKFKLYHHCFLGNEAVDWLVENLKISRTEAVNVGKKLIDKKIIHHISDEHSFKDEQLYYRFYQDENKSIWTDKII; the protein is encoded by the coding sequence ATGTTAATTTTAGATGCAGACCAAGTTCAATACTATCAAGTTAGTGCCGAAATTGCAGGACAAAGTAAACAAGCATCTGGACTAACTTATCAGGGAAATGTCTTTATTAAAGTAAAATCTTATACAGAAGAAGAATTAGATCTTGCAATTAAAGAGTGTCGTGAACAATATTTAGATAATCAAAATATTGAAATTCCTACCTTAATTGTCAAAGAAAAAAATGCGATAACTCTTTGGATTGAAGATAATCGTTTTAAACCGCTCAAACCTGCTGAATCTGTTAACGATACCCCAAGTAAAATAGAAGAAAAAAGCCAAGTCAATCCTCACAATTTTAATTTAATTAAAGTAGCCGACCAAATGAGAGGAGAACAAGGAGTAAAGATTAAAACTCGTCGCGACAAATTCAAATTATATCATCATTGTTTTTTAGGTAATGAAGCTGTAGATTGGCTAGTAGAAAATCTTAAAATTTCGCGAACAGAAGCAGTTAATGTAGGAAAAAAATTAATTGATAAAAAAATTATTCACCACATCAGTGATGAACATTCTTTTAAAGATGAACAACTATATTACCGCTTTTATCAAGATGAAAATAAAAGTATTTGGACAGATAAAATTATTTAA
- the aroA gene encoding 3-phosphoshikimate 1-carboxyvinyltransferase, whose product MSNKAIAINPTNNHSQDLVITSPASGLSLQGTITIPGDKSISHRALMLGAIASGETIIEGLLLGEDPRSTASCFRAMGAEISELNTEKVIVKGIGLGNLQEPLNILDAGNSGTTMRLMLGLLASHPDRLFVVTGDHSLRSRPMSRVIKPLAEMSATIWGRKNNSLAPLAVKGQNLKPINYHSPIASAQVKSCILLAGLMTEGKTTVTEPALSRDHSERMLQAFGAELAIDPETNSVTITGKPTLTGQKVIVPGDISSAAFWLVAAAIVPGSELLITNVGVNPTRTGILDALEMMEADITQENQRMVAGEPVADLRVKYSNLKACTISGGLIPRLIDEIPILAVAAAFAQGTTIIKDAAELRVKESDRLAVMATELNKMGAKITELPDGLEITGGNDLTGAEVDSYTDHRIAMSLAIASVRATGTTTIHRAEAASISYPNFINTLQTVISYQ is encoded by the coding sequence ATGTCTAACAAAGCGATCGCGATTAATCCGACTAACAATCACTCTCAAGATTTAGTTATTACTTCTCCTGCCTCTGGATTATCTCTACAAGGTACGATTACTATTCCTGGTGATAAGTCCATTTCCCATCGGGCATTAATGTTAGGCGCGATCGCATCGGGAGAAACTATCATTGAAGGATTGTTATTGGGAGAAGATCCCAGAAGTACTGCTAGCTGTTTTCGGGCGATGGGGGCAGAAATTTCAGAATTAAATACCGAAAAAGTAATAGTTAAGGGCATTGGCTTGGGAAATCTCCAAGAACCTCTAAATATCCTTGACGCTGGTAACTCTGGTACAACGATGCGGTTGATGTTGGGGTTGTTAGCTTCTCATCCTGATCGGTTGTTTGTAGTGACAGGAGATCATTCCTTGCGATCGCGCCCAATGTCTCGGGTGATTAAACCTCTAGCAGAAATGTCCGCAACTATTTGGGGTAGAAAAAACAATTCTCTTGCACCTTTGGCAGTAAAAGGACAAAACCTTAAACCTATTAACTATCATTCTCCCATTGCTTCTGCACAGGTAAAATCCTGTATTCTGTTGGCAGGTTTGATGACAGAAGGTAAAACCACTGTAACCGAACCAGCTTTATCTAGAGATCATAGTGAAAGAATGTTACAGGCTTTTGGGGCAGAATTAGCGATCGATCCTGAAACCAATAGCGTGACGATTACAGGAAAGCCGACTTTAACTGGTCAAAAAGTAATTGTACCTGGAGATATTAGTTCGGCTGCTTTTTGGTTAGTCGCAGCAGCAATTGTACCTGGTTCAGAATTACTAATTACTAATGTCGGAGTTAATCCTACCCGTACAGGTATTTTAGACGCTTTAGAAATGATGGAAGCGGATATTACTCAAGAAAATCAACGCATGGTTGCAGGCGAACCCGTTGCAGATCTCAGAGTCAAATACAGTAATTTAAAAGCTTGTACCATCTCAGGTGGTTTAATTCCCAGATTAATCGATGAAATCCCAATTTTAGCAGTAGCAGCAGCCTTTGCCCAAGGTACAACTATTATTAAAGACGCAGCCGAATTAAGAGTTAAAGAAAGCGATCGCTTGGCGGTCATGGCGACCGAATTAAACAAAATGGGCGCAAAAATCACTGAATTACCCGATGGTTTAGAAATAACTGGCGGTAACGATTTAACAGGGGCAGAAGTAGACAGTTACACCGATCATCGCATTGCTATGAGTCTAGCGATCGCATCTGTAAGGGCTACTGGTACAACCACTATTCATCGTGCTGAAGCAGCTTCGATTTCCTATCCCAACTTTATCAATACTCTTCAAACAGTTATCAGTTACCAGTAG
- a CDS encoding AAA family ATPase — protein sequence MKLIALQLCNFRQFYGKTPIIKFASGQKNTTVIYGNNGSGKTTILNAFTWVLYEKFTAAFAAPELLINQRAIAQANFDQAVEFWGEIQFEHEYKRYQLKRKGYATKTQTNQIQSNQTKLFILIAADDGRWYPSVEPAEDIIERILPVSLHQYFFFDGERIDHFFRADRNSNIAEDTKELLGVKVLDRAIDHLKKAKKSLQEELEAIGDSTTKKLLQQQIQLESERDRLTARQQEIIQTIKGLESKKKVITHQLLELSGAEKLQKLKEKLVSQEQLTRQNLIQAKLNLKQLVSSQGYLVFLLSTKNNFFQFLQQLRNERQLSSGIKREFIEKLLENQTCICGEKLQPDTQAYHQVHSWLNKSETTELEESVIRLETQVNQFELQLTEFWQQVDRLQHQINHQYTEIAKIENELDRINKQLRNYPDRDIQKYQENLEFIEEKIKELTLEQGVNQQQLSSDRKNLEELTQQIERHKLKENKQNLAKKRITATQEAIQRLIEVRLRLEKQFRVSLEQKIQEIFKSISFTPYIPKLNLDYQLTLEDNILEQPTIVAASTGENQILSLSFIGAIIDRVREWSQRNTLMGLDSSTFPIVMDSPFGSLDEIYRRQVAKSLPQLANQLVVLVTKTQWRGEVEAEITDYIGKEYVLIYNSSKPNCEEDWLKLNQINYPLVKSSSNQFEYTEIVEIERKAEAH from the coding sequence ATGAAATTAATCGCTTTACAATTATGTAATTTCAGACAATTTTATGGAAAAACTCCAATAATCAAATTTGCTAGTGGACAAAAAAATACTACCGTTATTTATGGAAATAATGGTTCAGGAAAAACCACTATTCTCAATGCCTTTACTTGGGTACTATACGAAAAATTTACAGCAGCTTTTGCTGCTCCCGAATTGTTAATTAATCAAAGAGCGATCGCGCAAGCTAATTTCGATCAAGCAGTAGAATTTTGGGGGGAAATTCAATTTGAACATGAATATAAACGTTATCAATTAAAACGAAAAGGTTATGCAACAAAAACTCAAACAAATCAGATTCAATCTAACCAAACTAAACTATTTATTTTAATTGCTGCCGATGATGGACGTTGGTATCCTTCTGTAGAACCAGCGGAAGATATTATTGAAAGAATTTTACCTGTTAGTTTGCATCAATATTTCTTTTTTGATGGAGAAAGAATCGATCATTTTTTTAGAGCAGACCGCAATAGTAATATTGCTGAAGATACTAAAGAATTATTAGGAGTCAAAGTATTAGATCGAGCTATCGATCATCTTAAAAAAGCAAAAAAAAGCTTACAAGAAGAATTAGAAGCGATTGGAGATTCAACTACCAAAAAATTGCTACAACAACAAATCCAACTAGAATCCGAACGCGATCGCTTGACCGCACGTCAACAAGAAATTATCCAAACTATTAAAGGATTAGAATCCAAAAAAAAAGTAATTACTCATCAGTTACTTGAATTAAGTGGTGCAGAAAAACTACAAAAGCTCAAAGAAAAATTGGTTTCTCAAGAACAATTAACGAGACAAAATTTAATCCAAGCCAAACTCAATCTGAAACAATTAGTTTCTAGTCAAGGCTATCTAGTTTTTTTATTATCAACCAAAAATAACTTTTTTCAATTTCTTCAACAATTAAGAAATGAACGACAATTATCAAGTGGGATCAAACGAGAATTTATTGAAAAATTACTAGAAAATCAAACTTGTATTTGTGGAGAAAAACTTCAACCAGATACTCAAGCTTATCATCAAGTTCATAGTTGGTTAAATAAATCTGAAACAACTGAACTAGAAGAATCAGTTATTCGTCTCGAAACTCAGGTCAATCAATTTGAACTTCAACTAACAGAATTTTGGCAACAAGTTGATCGACTACAACATCAAATCAATCATCAATATACCGAAATAGCTAAAATCGAAAACGAACTAGATCGAATCAATAAGCAACTACGTAACTATCCTGACCGTGATATTCAAAAATATCAAGAAAACTTAGAATTCATTGAAGAAAAAATTAAAGAACTAACTTTAGAACAAGGAGTAAATCAACAACAACTTAGTAGCGATCGCAAAAATCTTGAAGAATTAACTCAACAAATAGAACGACATAAACTGAAAGAAAATAAACAGAATTTAGCAAAAAAAAGGATTACAGCAACTCAAGAAGCAATTCAAAGATTAATTGAAGTTAGACTTCGTTTAGAAAAGCAATTTCGAGTTTCTCTTGAACAAAAAATTCAAGAAATATTTAAATCTATTTCCTTTACTCCCTACATCCCAAAACTCAATTTAGATTATCAATTAACCTTAGAAGATAATATTTTAGAACAACCGACTATTGTGGCAGCTTCTACTGGTGAAAATCAAATTCTTAGTTTATCCTTTATTGGTGCGATTATTGATCGCGTCCGAGAATGGAGTCAACGCAACACACTTATGGGACTTGATAGTAGCACTTTTCCAATTGTGATGGATTCTCCTTTTGGTAGTTTAGATGAAATTTATCGTAGACAAGTAGCCAAATCTCTTCCTCAATTAGCCAATCAATTAGTTGTTTTAGTAACTAAAACTCAATGGCGTGGTGAAGTAGAAGCGGAAATTACAGATTACATTGGCAAGGAGTACGTGTTAATCTATAACTCATCTAAACCTAATTGTGAGGAAGATTGGTTAAAATTGAATCAAATTAATTATCCTCTAGTTAAATCAAGCTCCAACCAATTTGAATATACAGAAATTGTCGAAATAGAAAGAAAAGCCGAAGCTCATTAA
- a CDS encoding DUF1501 domain-containing protein encodes MINRRRFIETSTLLAAGMIFPVGWHSWVARGVAQNIPARKKLIVILLRGAVDGLNVVVPHQDPDYYEARPTIAIPYPGEPEGVLDLDGYFGLHPALADLMPLWKNKSLAFLNACGSPLETRSHFDAQDYLESGTPGQKSTSDGWMNRLLACLPKKSPIQALNVGNTTPRILMGSMPVATIAPGKGSTRPLAVDHTALGNAFKSLYAQSDTLSKTYQEGVEAREIILTQLNQEMMSASRGAPSANQFVDDAKKVAQLIAGDAKTQLAFMAIGGWDTHINQKEFLNQSLKSLSKGLATLVKGLDSVYQDTVIMVLSEFGRTVKENGNGGTDHGHGNAVWLLGGSLKGGKMYGEWTGLAESVLYQGRDLPVTTDFREAIATVLTQHLQLPKSQLTKIFPGYQTTETLNFWS; translated from the coding sequence ATGATCAACAGAAGAAGGTTTATCGAAACAAGCACTTTATTGGCAGCAGGAATGATTTTTCCTGTGGGTTGGCATAGTTGGGTAGCTAGAGGAGTTGCTCAAAATATTCCCGCTCGTAAAAAGTTAATCGTAATTTTGTTGCGGGGAGCAGTTGATGGACTGAATGTAGTTGTTCCTCATCAAGATCCTGATTATTATGAAGCTAGACCAACAATTGCTATTCCCTATCCTGGTGAACCAGAAGGTGTCCTTGATTTAGACGGTTATTTTGGATTGCATCCTGCTTTGGCAGATTTAATGCCTTTATGGAAAAATAAAAGTCTAGCTTTTCTTAATGCTTGCGGTTCACCTTTAGAAACTCGTTCTCATTTTGATGCTCAAGATTATCTTGAGAGCGGTACGCCTGGACAAAAAAGTACTTCTGACGGTTGGATGAATCGTTTATTAGCTTGTTTGCCTAAAAAAAGTCCGATTCAAGCCTTAAATGTTGGTAATACTACACCAAGAATTTTAATGGGTTCGATGCCAGTTGCTACTATAGCTCCAGGAAAAGGTTCTACTCGTCCTTTAGCGGTGGATCATACTGCGCTTGGAAATGCTTTTAAGAGTTTATACGCTCAGAGTGATACTTTAAGTAAAACCTATCAAGAAGGTGTAGAAGCTAGAGAAATTATTTTAACTCAGCTTAATCAAGAAATGATGTCAGCTTCTCGTGGTGCGCCTTCAGCAAATCAATTTGTCGATGATGCCAAAAAAGTAGCTCAGTTGATCGCAGGAGATGCTAAAACCCAATTAGCATTTATGGCAATTGGTGGTTGGGATACTCATATTAATCAAAAAGAGTTTTTAAATCAATCTCTCAAATCGTTAAGTAAAGGTTTAGCTACTTTAGTTAAAGGTTTAGATTCGGTTTATCAAGATACAGTAATTATGGTACTGTCTGAATTTGGTCGTACTGTTAAAGAAAATGGTAACGGAGGTACAGATCATGGACATGGAAATGCCGTCTGGTTGTTGGGTGGCTCTTTGAAGGGTGGTAAAATGTATGGAGAATGGACTGGTCTGGCAGAGTCTGTCTTGTATCAAGGAAGAGATTTACCAGTTACTACAGATTTTCGTGAAGCGATCGCAACTGTTTTGACACAACATCTACAATTACCAAAGTCTCAATTGACCAAGATTTTTCCTGGTTATCAAACTACAGAAACATTAAATTTTTGGAGTTAA
- a CDS encoding DUF1800 domain-containing protein: MKKKLTYCLLIATCGVLLWLGLISQKPATSLAKDTQILHILNRLSFGPTVEEIEQVKTKGIESFIQSQLSPGSIPDSSQLTSYLGKLDTLAMSPIELFQQYSPSELLKDARERNLSKEEINRLRRKRKIVKEQAINAHLARAVNSPRQLQEIMVDFWLSHFNVYGQKNLTDIWIADYENEIRENALGNFRDLLEVTARHPAMLVYLDNELNTAPNSPGARDKYNGLNENYARELMELHTLGVDGGYTQADVIALARILTGWGIDRQQKFSSDENGFFFFERRHDYGDKVFLGQTIKGSGITEGEQALDILATHPSTAHFLSYKLAQYFVADQPPSSLVDRLAQKFLASSGDIKQVLNTLFHSEEFNDPQYYGQKFKTPYQYLVSVVRVSEIKNPDYKRLRGMLSQLGMPVYGCATPNGYKNTQEAWLNPDGMLNRVSLATAIARGILTQKEPISGEILAKTISKSFSQHTKQVINQSSAKMRAALMLGSPEMMYR, encoded by the coding sequence ATGAAAAAAAAACTCACCTACTGCTTATTGATAGCTACTTGTGGAGTTCTGTTGTGGTTGGGATTAATTAGTCAAAAACCAGCCACTAGTCTAGCAAAAGATACTCAAATTCTCCATATTCTAAATCGTCTTAGTTTTGGGCCTACAGTTGAAGAAATTGAGCAAGTCAAAACCAAAGGAATTGAATCTTTTATTCAATCTCAACTATCTCCTGGTTCAATTCCAGACTCATCACAATTAACTAGTTATTTGGGCAAGTTGGATACTCTGGCAATGAGTCCAATCGAACTATTTCAACAATATTCTCCTAGTGAACTTTTAAAAGATGCTAGAGAAAGAAACTTGTCCAAGGAAGAAATCAATAGATTACGTCGCAAAAGAAAAATTGTTAAAGAACAAGCCATTAATGCTCATTTAGCTAGAGCGGTTAATTCTCCTCGTCAGTTGCAAGAAATAATGGTGGATTTCTGGCTGAGTCATTTTAACGTTTATGGACAAAAAAATCTGACCGATATTTGGATTGCAGATTATGAAAATGAAATTAGAGAGAATGCCTTGGGTAATTTCCGAGATTTACTAGAGGTAACTGCTCGTCATCCAGCCATGTTGGTTTATTTAGATAATGAATTGAATACCGCTCCTAATAGTCCAGGAGCAAGAGATAAATACAATGGTTTAAATGAAAACTATGCTCGTGAGTTAATGGAACTTCATACTCTAGGAGTAGATGGAGGTTATACTCAAGCTGACGTAATTGCCTTAGCAAGAATTTTGACTGGATGGGGTATAGATCGTCAACAAAAATTTAGTAGTGATGAGAATGGCTTTTTCTTTTTTGAAAGGCGTCATGACTATGGCGATAAGGTTTTTCTCGGTCAAACTATTAAAGGAAGTGGTATTACTGAAGGCGAACAAGCTCTAGATATTTTGGCTACTCATCCGTCTACGGCTCATTTTCTTAGTTATAAGTTGGCACAATATTTTGTCGCAGATCAACCACCATCAAGTTTAGTAGATCGACTGGCACAAAAGTTTCTGGCAAGTTCGGGAGATATTAAACAAGTTTTGAACACTCTGTTTCACAGCGAGGAATTTAATGATCCTCAATACTATGGCCAGAAATTTAAGACACCATACCAGTATTTAGTTTCTGTAGTTAGAGTTAGTGAGATTAAAAATCCCGACTACAAAAGATTAAGAGGAATGTTAAGTCAGTTAGGGATGCCAGTTTATGGTTGTGCCACTCCCAATGGTTACAAAAATACACAAGAAGCATGGCTAAACCCTGATGGAATGTTAAATCGAGTTAGTTTGGCAACTGCGATCGCTAGAGGTATTTTAACTCAAAAAGAGCCTATTAGTGGGGAGATATTAGCAAAAACCATCAGTAAAAGTTTTTCTCAGCACACTAAGCAAGTAATTAACCAAAGCTCAGCCAAAATGCGTGCAGCTTTAATGTTGGGTAGTCCAGAAATGATGTATCGTTAA